A single genomic interval of Aedes aegypti strain LVP_AGWG chromosome 1, AaegL5.0 Primary Assembly, whole genome shotgun sequence harbors:
- the LOC5565181 gene encoding actin, whose translation MLDPALGTAVVIDNGSGWIKAGLAGEDEPSAVFPTFVAENDEGHRNPVRLGTIIDWDGMEKAWQATFRDRLNVAPEEHPVLLTDVPLNSKAYREKMAQIMFETFNCPAVYMANQAVLSLYAAGRTSGIVLDCGHDVTHIVPVYRGHALSNAIKRLVFAGRSLTDYLATLLEEKGTPALDLETVRGIKEKLGYVAFEFDKEMSTATTEKYYQLPNGKSITVGQERFRCAEALFQPALLDLESPGVHQALFDSLMQCDIDVRKELFGNVVLSGGSTMFGGMRERLELELQALAPGTVKVKVIAPAQRVYSAWRGGSNLASLASCQKLWITREEYDEFGLDVVQRKCL comes from the exons ATGCTCGATCCGGCCCTAGGTACCGCCGTAGTGATCGACAACGGTTCCGGATGGATCAAGGCCGGGTTGGCCGGAGAGGACGAACCTTCCGCCGTATTTCCCACGTTCGTTGCCGAGAACGACGAAGGACATCGCAATCCCGTCCGACTGGGCACGATCATCGATTGGGACGGCATGGAGAAGGCTTGGCAGGCCACGTTCCGCGATCGGTTGAACGTTGCTCCGGAGGAGCATCCGGTCTTGTTGACGGACGTACCGCTCAATTCGAAAGCCTACCGCGAGAAGATGGCCCAGATCATGTTCGAGACGTTCAACTGCCCGGCGGTCTACATGGCGAATCAGGCCGTGCTCAGTTTGTACGCAGCCGGACGAACTTCAG GGATTGTGCTGGACTGTGGTCACGACGTGACCCATATCGTGCCTGTTTACCGTGGTCACGCGTTGTCCAACGCCATCAAGAGGTTGGTCTTCGCCGGACGCAGCCTGACGGATTACTTGGCTACCCTCCTGGAGGAAAAAGGGACTCCGGCGTTAGACCTCGAGACTGTTCGTGGAATCAAAGAGAAGCTAGGCTATGTTGCGTTCGAGTTCGACAAGGAAATGTCCACGGCGACTACGGAGAAGTATTACCAATTGCCCAACGGAAAAAGCATCACCGTTGGGCAGGAGAGATTCCGCTGCGCCGAAGCCCTATTTCAACCGGCCCTGCTGGATTTGGAAAGTCCCGGCGTCCATCAGGCGTTGTTCGATTCGCTGATGCAGTGCGATATCGACGTCCGAAAGGAGCTGTTCGGCAACGTGGTGCTTTCCGGTGGATCTACCATGTTCGGGGGAATGCGTGAACGGTTGGAGCTAGAACTGCAAGCGCTAGCTCCGGGCACGGTTAAGGTCAAGGTGATTGCCCCGGCGCAACGAGTGTACTCCGCCTGGAGGGGTGGATCGAACCTGGCTTCGCTAGCCAGCTGCCAAAAGCTGTGGATTACCCGGGAGGAGTACGACGAATTTGGACTGGACGTTGTGCAGCGGAAGTGTTTGTAG